In the genome of Pseudomonas sp. HS6, one region contains:
- a CDS encoding DoxX family protein, producing the protein MNAVQRNDQAQNLGLLFLRVTGGLFLLFVHGLPKLLDFTAQLQLIEDPFHLGAHLTLILAIFAEVLCPLLIVAGVLARLACLPILFVLLVALLLVHPQWSVAEGQFGWLLLILFTTVLIAGPGRLALNVRLPGVLRYA; encoded by the coding sequence ATGAACGCTGTACAACGCAATGACCAGGCGCAAAACCTCGGCCTGCTGTTCCTGCGGGTCACTGGCGGGTTGTTTCTGCTGTTCGTCCACGGCTTGCCCAAGCTGCTGGACTTCACCGCGCAGCTGCAACTGATCGAAGACCCGTTCCACCTCGGTGCCCACCTCACTTTGATACTGGCGATCTTCGCCGAAGTCCTCTGTCCGCTGCTGATCGTCGCCGGGGTGCTGGCGCGTCTGGCGTGCTTGCCTATTCTGTTTGTGCTGCTGGTGGCGCTGCTGCTCGTGCATCCGCAATGGAGTGTGGCCGAAGGGCAGTTCGGCTGGTTGCTGTTGATCCTCTTCACCACTGTTCTGATCGCCGGGCCGGGACGGCTGGCGCTCAATGTTCGTTTGCCCGGAGTGCTCCGTTATGCCTGA